In the genome of Bdellovibrio bacteriovorus, one region contains:
- a CDS encoding transglycosylase SLT domain-containing protein: MKKTTLMTVLLCSSSVFAQVHKVDVLKDLSAKKSVDLYQASEKKQKLSPLSQLKDYEIHLKWSECSKLAPSVFAAQKELRGWVAQSWLHCLTQEQKKKLNFPAVEKALTAISAHKNLFQDGPWADQVAANWVSLRLSYLADQVEKKNQKAGPQLEDLLGSGLKLNKEQKAQIFQLLADLAMLKVNYAEAQFLYEEAQDQKDSKYLQEKIEFLLKTKGDLTVKAPAVTGSEVLTEEVKIEERLRQSLKQNDSISALKDAVLILNQYPGSRSAKRLKDKPLEIYNSLSEKLAKIKALDEMEEADGTRLIEWAQFLHRRGDFSGAMSLAQKALQKNPGAAQSTSALWIVGRSAHFLGQYDRALETYNSLMSYHNGSDEAAEAMFRSALIHFRRKDYSSAGALLEKLLLQNRDRYDLNAQHWLVRSLQETNPERAKQVAAELIEKYPFSYYGLRLKAESQNGKLTWPELKDKTPKLQSELFLAGPQRKMWQRFKSLSDAGWLIEAQTELEGLPFIKDPTLKMALAEKLSERHQYMTAIRFVGSAMDADPRLRREQFVKLGYPQVYASLYKAEAERYGIHINLLRSLTRQESAFNLQAVSTSNALGLMQMIPPTAQEVSRKLGMKVELPEDMFRPEVNIPMGSFYISQMLDQFENNVPFALAAYNAGPHRLKTWMEGRAEITELVSQSAGSVRDEIWFDELPWTETSFYVKAILRNILLYSLVEDGSFTLKTVLWQDMLNKKAK, from the coding sequence ATGAAAAAAACGACTTTAATGACGGTCCTGCTTTGCAGCAGTTCTGTTTTTGCGCAGGTACATAAGGTCGATGTTCTTAAAGATTTGAGCGCCAAAAAAAGTGTGGACCTCTACCAAGCCTCCGAAAAAAAGCAAAAGCTTTCGCCTTTATCCCAATTGAAAGATTACGAAATTCATTTGAAGTGGTCCGAGTGCTCAAAGCTGGCGCCTTCGGTATTTGCAGCACAAAAAGAATTGCGCGGATGGGTTGCCCAAAGCTGGCTTCATTGTTTGACTCAAGAGCAAAAGAAAAAACTGAATTTCCCAGCCGTAGAAAAGGCGTTGACGGCGATTTCGGCGCATAAAAATCTTTTTCAAGACGGTCCCTGGGCGGATCAGGTGGCGGCGAACTGGGTGAGCTTGCGTCTTTCGTATCTCGCGGATCAAGTAGAAAAGAAGAATCAAAAAGCGGGACCGCAGCTTGAGGACCTTTTGGGAAGTGGTTTGAAACTGAACAAGGAACAAAAAGCGCAGATCTTTCAGCTGCTCGCAGATTTGGCGATGTTGAAAGTAAACTACGCAGAAGCGCAATTCTTGTACGAGGAAGCTCAAGACCAAAAAGATTCAAAATATCTTCAAGAGAAAATCGAATTCTTATTAAAGACGAAAGGCGACCTGACGGTCAAAGCTCCGGCCGTGACCGGCAGTGAAGTCTTAACGGAAGAAGTGAAGATTGAAGAGCGGTTGCGCCAGTCGCTGAAACAAAATGATTCTATCTCTGCTCTTAAGGATGCAGTCTTGATTTTAAATCAATATCCGGGCAGTCGTTCGGCGAAACGTTTAAAAGATAAGCCTTTGGAGATCTACAACTCGCTTTCTGAAAAGCTTGCCAAGATCAAAGCGTTGGATGAAATGGAAGAAGCGGATGGAACCCGCTTGATCGAGTGGGCGCAATTTCTTCATCGTCGTGGCGACTTCAGTGGCGCGATGTCGCTAGCACAAAAAGCACTGCAAAAGAATCCGGGAGCCGCTCAATCCACAAGTGCTCTTTGGATCGTGGGACGATCGGCGCATTTCTTAGGGCAGTATGATCGAGCCTTGGAAACTTACAACTCATTGATGTCTTATCACAACGGTTCTGACGAAGCGGCTGAAGCGATGTTCCGTTCCGCGCTGATTCATTTCCGTCGCAAAGATTATTCTTCGGCAGGGGCTCTTCTTGAAAAACTGCTTTTACAGAATCGCGATCGTTATGATCTCAATGCTCAGCACTGGTTGGTGCGCAGTCTGCAGGAAACAAATCCAGAGCGCGCAAAACAAGTCGCGGCAGAGCTGATTGAAAAATATCCGTTCTCTTACTATGGACTTCGCTTGAAAGCGGAATCCCAGAATGGAAAACTGACTTGGCCAGAACTGAAAGACAAAACACCGAAGTTGCAAAGTGAACTATTCTTAGCGGGACCACAAAGAAAAATGTGGCAACGCTTTAAATCTTTGTCCGATGCGGGCTGGTTGATTGAAGCGCAAACTGAACTTGAAGGCTTGCCGTTTATTAAAGATCCCACTTTAAAAATGGCTCTAGCAGAAAAATTGTCCGAGCGTCACCAGTACATGACGGCGATTCGCTTCGTCGGCTCTGCCATGGATGCGGATCCTCGCTTGCGTCGCGAGCAGTTTGTTAAGCTCGGTTACCCGCAAGTGTATGCTTCGTTGTATAAAGCTGAAGCAGAACGCTATGGCATCCACATCAACTTGTTGCGCAGTTTGACTCGGCAAGAGAGTGCTTTCAACCTGCAAGCTGTTTCCACGTCCAACGCTTTGGGTTTGATGCAGATGATTCCACCGACGGCGCAGGAAGTTTCAAGAAAACTGGGGATGAAGGTCGAGCTTCCCGAGGATATGTTCCGCCCCGAAGTAAATATTCCGATGGGTTCGTTCTATATTTCCCAGATGTTGGACCAGTTTGAGAATAATGTGCCCTTTGCCTTAGCTGCATATAATGCAGGACCCCACCGTTTGAAGACGTGGATGGAGGGACGCGCAGAGATCACCGAGCTTGTTTCTCAGAGTGCAGGCAGTGTTCGCGACGAGATTTGGTTTGATGAGCTTCCATGGACAGAAACAAGCTTCTACGTGAAAGCCATTCTGCGTAATATTTTGCTCTATAGTCTCGTCGAGGACGGCAGTTTCACTCTGAAAACAGTACTATGGCAGGATATGCTGAATAAAAAGGCAAAATAA
- a CDS encoding LysM peptidoglycan-binding domain-containing protein, with translation MRRLLTLSLVLAFVAGCAHKGSNTGNGGAAGTQSGDGEIKDIGSFRLSDPEGPKVVDQELESIPTEVNPLVEKWIAYFQGRGRPHMERYLARSTRYEKLMKKVLRDNGLPEDLFYIALIESGFSSKATSHASAVGYWQFIRGTGKRYGLDINAFVDERRDPVFATQAAAEYFKGLYSVFGSWYLAMASYNVGENRVKREVMNHYTRDFWELARKKRLPKETINYVPKFIAAKLIAKEPDKYGFGEIDYLPPIEFDHITVNKPINLRAMADKLNLNYEDFKALNPKYKGEVAPVKGSELVLRIPPGTSEQALIAANESVVSSVQFVADSGDTQVYRIRRGDTLSTVARRYRTTVAYLRDLNDLPRRKPLRVGMRIQVPDRTPLRDRSTSTMLAKKSKTETRSVSVSTDGRYYIVQQGDSLFTIARKYSTSVSELQRLNQIKRGRTLKVGMKLRVPTPDSSSARETTKSVAKAKSKVHVVRRGENLVGIAERYNVSMTDIKEKNKIRNPSSLMVGARILIPVAEANQ, from the coding sequence ATGAGGAGACTTTTAACATTGAGTTTGGTTCTGGCCTTTGTGGCGGGATGTGCGCATAAGGGCAGCAACACTGGAAACGGTGGGGCCGCAGGAACCCAGTCTGGTGACGGTGAAATTAAAGATATCGGTTCATTCCGTCTATCAGATCCCGAAGGCCCTAAAGTGGTCGACCAAGAGTTGGAATCCATCCCAACGGAAGTCAATCCGCTGGTTGAAAAATGGATCGCTTACTTCCAAGGACGTGGACGTCCTCACATGGAAAGATATTTAGCCCGTTCTACTCGCTACGAAAAACTCATGAAAAAAGTTTTGCGCGATAACGGTCTTCCTGAAGATCTTTTCTATATCGCTTTGATCGAATCCGGCTTTAGTTCCAAAGCCACTTCCCATGCATCTGCAGTAGGTTACTGGCAGTTTATTCGTGGAACAGGCAAACGCTACGGTCTTGATATCAACGCTTTCGTCGATGAAAGACGTGACCCTGTTTTCGCCACTCAAGCCGCGGCAGAATACTTCAAAGGTCTTTATAGCGTATTCGGTTCTTGGTACTTGGCGATGGCTTCGTATAACGTCGGTGAAAACCGCGTAAAACGTGAAGTGATGAATCACTACACGCGCGACTTCTGGGAATTGGCTCGCAAAAAAAGACTTCCTAAAGAAACAATCAACTATGTTCCAAAATTCATCGCCGCGAAGTTGATCGCAAAAGAACCAGATAAATATGGCTTCGGCGAGATCGACTATCTTCCACCGATCGAGTTCGATCACATCACAGTGAATAAACCTATCAACCTTCGTGCGATGGCTGATAAGTTGAACTTGAACTACGAAGACTTTAAAGCTTTGAATCCAAAGTACAAAGGTGAAGTGGCTCCGGTAAAAGGATCTGAACTTGTTCTGCGCATTCCTCCTGGAACTTCCGAGCAAGCCTTGATCGCAGCAAATGAAAGTGTTGTATCTAGCGTTCAGTTCGTTGCGGATTCTGGCGATACTCAAGTTTACCGCATTCGTCGTGGTGATACATTGAGCACGGTGGCTCGTCGTTACCGTACGACAGTGGCTTATCTTCGTGATCTGAATGATCTTCCTCGTCGTAAACCATTGCGCGTAGGTATGAGAATCCAAGTTCCAGACCGTACGCCACTAAGAGATCGTTCAACTTCAACGATGCTAGCGAAAAAGTCAAAAACCGAAACTCGCAGCGTGAGTGTCAGCACCGATGGACGTTACTACATCGTTCAGCAAGGTGACTCTTTGTTCACGATTGCTCGTAAATACTCAACAAGCGTTTCTGAACTTCAACGTTTAAATCAAATCAAACGCGGTCGCACTTTGAAAGTCGGCATGAAGTTGCGTGTGCCGACTCCAGACAGCTCTTCGGCTCGTGAAACAACGAAGTCGGTTGCGAAAGCGAAGTCCAAAGTTCACGTTGTTAGAAGAGGCGAAAACCTCGTGGGTATCGCGGAACGCTACAACGTTTCTATGACGGACATTAAAGAGAAAAACAAAATCCGCAATCCATCGTCTTTGATGGTGGGTGCGAGAATTCTGATTCCGGTAGCGGAAGCAAATCAATAG
- a CDS encoding DUF5020 family protein has protein sequence MKKWGFVFASAVLILTTQNSVAADWQETNIQFLHGDSYKTPTGKEISQSVITLEHASSWAYGSNFFFIDISNPDTEDETSFYGEISPGFSLKKMGLLELSEESGPSDVLLQLNYEFPQGPAKRAALAGVNFVWKNLGFDFLSTQFLFRDTLGLDGHTGQLTLAWLKRFGSEAWPLEFSGFIDWAGAEATSHENIHTQPNLLLDFSRKTARKVPLKLGIEWKYWKNKYGIEGLEESVPQAKLVWIF, from the coding sequence ATGAAAAAATGGGGCTTCGTATTCGCGTCTGCTGTTCTTATTCTGACAACTCAAAATTCGGTCGCCGCCGACTGGCAAGAGACGAATATTCAATTTCTGCACGGGGATTCCTATAAAACTCCGACCGGAAAAGAGATTTCTCAAAGCGTGATCACGTTGGAACACGCAAGCAGTTGGGCCTATGGAAGCAATTTCTTTTTCATCGATATTTCAAATCCGGATACGGAAGATGAAACTAGTTTTTATGGGGAGATTTCTCCGGGATTTAGTTTAAAAAAGATGGGGTTATTAGAGCTCAGTGAAGAGAGTGGACCTTCTGATGTTCTTCTGCAGCTCAACTACGAGTTTCCTCAAGGGCCAGCGAAAAGAGCCGCACTCGCGGGCGTGAATTTCGTGTGGAAAAATCTAGGTTTCGATTTTCTTTCAACCCAATTTTTATTTCGCGATACCTTGGGGTTGGACGGGCACACGGGCCAGCTCACTCTGGCGTGGTTGAAACGTTTCGGCAGTGAGGCTTGGCCTTTGGAATTTAGCGGTTTTATCGACTGGGCTGGGGCCGAGGCCACCTCTCACGAAAATATTCATACGCAGCCGAATTTGCTCTTGGATTTCTCTCGTAAAACAGCGCGCAAGGTGCCTTTAAAGCTCGGCATCGAATGGAAATATTGGAAAAACAAATACGGCATCGAGGGTCTTGAAGAAAGCGTTCCTCAGGCAAAGCTTGTCTGGATTTTTTAA
- a CDS encoding Mrp/NBP35 family ATP-binding protein, translating into MAAPNPFEKQTPIPGVKHIIAVSSGKGGVGKSTVATNLAMALGKKSRVGLLDADIYGPSIPRMLGSLGQKPQINPETNQLEPITRYGIKLMSIGFLVDENAAVVWRGPMLFKAMDQFLRDVNWGELDYLVVDLPPGTGDIQLTLAQKVPVSGAVVVSTPQNVALLDVKKAVDMFERVGVPLLGMVENMAYMINPANGEKIQLFPKGEMDTYAHAKGMKKLGAVPFNPSVGLACEAGIPIVEANSNGAEAQEFMTIANNIREILP; encoded by the coding sequence ATGGCTGCACCAAATCCGTTTGAGAAACAGACCCCCATTCCCGGAGTGAAACATATTATTGCCGTATCCTCAGGCAAGGGTGGAGTCGGTAAGAGCACTGTGGCCACTAATTTGGCTATGGCCCTGGGTAAAAAGAGCCGCGTGGGTCTTTTGGACGCTGATATCTACGGTCCAAGTATTCCTCGTATGTTAGGCAGCTTAGGACAAAAACCACAAATTAATCCTGAAACGAATCAACTTGAGCCAATCACTCGTTACGGCATCAAACTTATGAGCATCGGTTTCTTGGTGGACGAAAATGCGGCCGTGGTTTGGCGTGGTCCGATGTTATTCAAGGCCATGGATCAATTTCTTCGTGATGTGAATTGGGGCGAGCTTGACTATTTGGTGGTCGATCTTCCTCCCGGCACGGGCGACATTCAGCTGACTCTTGCACAGAAAGTTCCTGTGAGCGGCGCCGTGGTTGTTTCGACTCCACAGAATGTGGCGTTGCTCGATGTGAAAAAAGCCGTCGACATGTTCGAGCGTGTGGGCGTGCCTTTGCTAGGCATGGTTGAAAACATGGCTTATATGATCAACCCGGCCAATGGTGAAAAAATCCAACTTTTCCCTAAGGGAGAAATGGATACTTACGCTCACGCCAAAGGAATGAAAAAATTGGGAGCCGTTCCCTTCAATCCTTCAGTAGGTCTGGCGTGTGAAGCCGGCATCCCTATCGTTGAAGCCAACAGCAACGGTGCCGAAGCTCAAGAATTCATGACTATCGCGAACAACATCCGCGAAATCCTGCCTTAA
- a CDS encoding HNH endonuclease, whose translation MDLSKISNSELIVRLEKLTRTERKITHLILCHINEVESRRLYAELGFDSMYKYLTQQLGYGEDSAYRRLQAARLLKQAPQVADKLENGSLNLTQLTQVQKCLKQEIKEGRRVDLKLTQQVLEKIENKTSFETAKCLAKEFNQAIHIQEVVRPQRDNSVRLELTFTEEQMEVLKKAKDSLSHVLPDGDWASLFLHLATKQLNKELGKKSLLKGANSTQSFTAQRKHIKITLKRELLHKANHCCEFVSPTDGKKCESTYQLQIDHRIPLAKGGTNNPDNLRVLCRTHNLYFAEKWGLLVE comes from the coding sequence ATGGATTTATCGAAAATTTCAAATTCTGAATTGATCGTGCGTTTGGAAAAACTCACTCGTACAGAACGAAAAATCACACACCTTATTTTGTGTCATATAAATGAAGTGGAAAGTCGAAGACTCTACGCCGAACTCGGCTTTGATTCCATGTACAAATATCTTACTCAACAGTTGGGTTATGGTGAAGACAGCGCTTATCGCAGGCTTCAAGCAGCGAGACTTTTGAAGCAAGCTCCACAAGTAGCCGACAAACTTGAAAATGGCTCTTTAAATCTGACTCAACTGACCCAGGTGCAGAAATGCTTAAAGCAAGAAATTAAAGAGGGGCGAAGAGTTGATTTGAAGCTGACACAGCAAGTACTTGAAAAGATCGAAAACAAAACCAGTTTCGAAACAGCTAAGTGTCTTGCCAAGGAATTCAATCAGGCGATCCATATCCAAGAAGTGGTGAGACCGCAAAGAGACAACAGCGTTCGCTTAGAATTGACATTCACGGAAGAACAAATGGAGGTCCTAAAGAAAGCGAAGGACTCATTATCTCATGTACTTCCCGATGGAGATTGGGCTTCGCTATTTCTGCATCTTGCGACAAAGCAGTTAAACAAAGAACTTGGGAAAAAGAGTCTTTTAAAAGGAGCAAATTCAACACAGAGCTTCACGGCTCAGCGAAAGCATATCAAAATTACTTTAAAAAGAGAGCTTCTGCATAAGGCAAATCATTGTTGTGAGTTCGTGAGCCCCACAGATGGAAAAAAATGTGAAAGTACGTATCAACTTCAAATCGATCACAGAATTCCATTGGCCAAAGGAGGAACAAACAACCCCGATAACTTAAGAGTTCTTTGCCGAACTCATAATCTCTATTTCGCAGAAAAATGGGGGCTTCTTGTGGAGTAA
- a CDS encoding YbaN family protein gives MIQQTKRTIYFVFGWLFLGLGMIGIFLPLLPTTPFLLLTAFCFSRSSERWHRWLINQPHLGPFILDWQLHGVIRPRAKILATSLMVPLVTLSLIKPTVPLYAKVSAGIICTCVLVFIWTRPSKKKENI, from the coding sequence ATGATCCAACAGACAAAGCGCACGATTTATTTTGTATTTGGCTGGCTTTTTTTAGGCCTGGGGATGATAGGCATCTTTCTTCCCCTTTTGCCGACGACGCCGTTTTTATTGCTGACGGCGTTTTGTTTTTCCCGAAGCTCTGAAAGATGGCATCGTTGGTTGATCAATCAACCGCACCTGGGACCTTTTATTTTAGACTGGCAGCTGCATGGAGTGATTCGCCCTCGCGCTAAAATTTTAGCGACAAGTTTGATGGTGCCGCTTGTAACTCTGTCGTTAATTAAACCCACAGTTCCGTTGTACGCCAAAGTCTCTGCTGGAATCATCTGCACCTGCGTTTTAGTATTTATTTGGACCCGCCCTTCGAAGAAGAAGGAGAATATTTAG
- a CDS encoding efflux RND transporter permease subunit, producing MNLIDLSIRRPVFAWVLMFALIVFGAICMNRMGISQLPDVDFPVISVSVDYEGAAPEIVEAELIDPIEERLLAIEGIKEMRSSARQGSGSVTLEFDINRNVDVVLQEVQTALSRMRWPPGVDPATVRKQNPEEDPIIILSIYGESDLREMINWTENYLLDQIRFLPGVGEVSIQGFSQRNLRIWVDTKKLEALYLTLSDVIEAISTQHVESAAGQFTEKERELRVRWLGEATNVDEVANIQILRRGGQRIHDRNIYIRDVARVEDGLSDVRRVARVDGRQAISISVKKQRGTNEVTVAQEVRQKLDSIKGSFPEGFNFRVNVDFTLPTDATVHLTIEKLWVAALITILVCFLFLGSIQAAVNILFSIPTSIVGTFIILYFSGFTLNLFTLLALTLSISIVVDDAIMLLENIVRHYRMGKGSARAASDGSKEVLPAATAATLAVIAVFLPVVFMDGIIGKFFFQFGVTMSAAVSLSLLEAVTITPMRAAALLSTEPKVSKLEHFLDVLFEKFSHSYQKVLHGTLRFKYLVVGGSLVFFVVSLVLVSKVRQEFVPAQDQNFIIINGQMPPGTSLEKTSAEAAKVEAIIKADANVEGFVISVGGGGGSANVNQFFLPVALKPRADRQLGHTQIMNIWRQKFKELKGMRISMRDISARNLSTGRQNPLAINLRGPDLKVLFDKSNELMERLEKEKLAVDLDTDFRMGIPELVLFPKRGAMAARGVSVEDVGQILSAGVGGLREGRYTADGRRYDIRFKFLEDQIQKPEDFKRLYVRNNFGNLIPLSQLVDIKEEKAIQGISRVNRQRAISVFGNLAPGESQAKVLERASSIAKEILPAGYSFALEGASAGFADSFKSLYSAMMVGILVAYLILAVQFNSFIHPISVLVALPFSVTGALIALWMFDVSLNLFSFIGLIVLMGIAKKNSILLVEFTNQVRHHGEKDISKALLEACPVRLRPILMTSVATVAAATPLVIGSGIGAETRIPMGLSIIGGTIVSTLLTLFVVPALYLMLSPLESKKTHKLDDELPTSVA from the coding sequence ATGAATTTGATCGATCTCTCGATTCGCCGCCCCGTCTTTGCCTGGGTTCTGATGTTTGCTCTTATCGTTTTTGGTGCCATCTGTATGAACCGCATGGGGATCAGCCAATTGCCAGACGTCGACTTCCCGGTCATTAGCGTTTCGGTGGATTACGAAGGGGCCGCGCCCGAGATCGTCGAAGCCGAGTTGATCGACCCTATCGAAGAAAGACTTTTGGCGATCGAAGGTATCAAAGAGATGCGTTCTTCCGCACGCCAAGGTTCAGGCTCGGTGACTTTAGAGTTCGATATCAACCGCAACGTCGACGTGGTTTTGCAAGAGGTGCAAACAGCCTTAAGCCGTATGCGCTGGCCTCCTGGTGTCGATCCTGCGACGGTTCGTAAACAAAATCCCGAAGAAGATCCCATTATCATTCTTTCCATTTACGGCGAATCTGATCTGCGCGAGATGATTAACTGGACTGAGAACTATTTGCTGGATCAAATCCGCTTTCTGCCAGGCGTGGGTGAAGTCAGTATCCAAGGTTTCAGTCAAAGAAACTTGCGTATTTGGGTGGATACTAAAAAACTAGAGGCTCTTTACCTTACCTTGTCTGACGTGATTGAAGCGATCAGCACGCAGCACGTGGAAAGTGCCGCGGGACAATTTACCGAAAAAGAACGTGAACTGCGTGTTCGCTGGTTGGGCGAAGCGACCAATGTTGACGAAGTGGCGAACATTCAAATTCTTCGTCGCGGAGGTCAGCGCATTCATGACCGCAATATCTATATCCGCGACGTCGCGCGCGTGGAAGATGGTCTTTCTGATGTTCGCCGTGTGGCGCGTGTCGATGGCCGTCAGGCGATTTCTATTTCCGTGAAAAAACAGCGCGGCACGAATGAAGTGACCGTGGCACAGGAAGTTCGTCAAAAATTAGACTCCATCAAAGGCAGTTTTCCCGAAGGCTTTAATTTCCGCGTGAATGTGGATTTCACTCTCCCCACCGATGCGACCGTTCACTTAACAATTGAGAAACTTTGGGTGGCGGCCCTTATCACCATCCTCGTCTGCTTCTTGTTCCTGGGAAGTATTCAAGCTGCGGTGAATATTTTATTTTCCATCCCGACTTCCATTGTCGGAACTTTCATCATTCTTTATTTCTCGGGCTTTACGCTGAATCTATTTACGCTTTTAGCGCTGACGCTTTCGATTTCAATCGTCGTCGATGATGCCATCATGCTTTTAGAAAACATTGTTCGGCACTATCGCATGGGTAAGGGATCGGCACGAGCGGCCTCCGATGGCTCCAAAGAAGTTTTACCGGCAGCAACAGCAGCCACACTGGCCGTTATTGCGGTCTTCTTACCAGTCGTCTTTATGGACGGTATTATCGGTAAGTTCTTTTTCCAGTTCGGCGTTACAATGAGTGCAGCGGTTTCGCTTTCACTTCTTGAAGCCGTCACAATCACACCGATGCGGGCCGCGGCTCTTTTAAGTACAGAACCGAAAGTTTCAAAGCTTGAGCATTTCTTGGATGTTCTTTTTGAAAAGTTCTCGCACTCTTATCAAAAAGTTTTGCACGGCACTTTAAGATTTAAATATTTAGTGGTCGGCGGATCTTTGGTGTTCTTTGTCGTTTCGTTGGTTTTAGTCAGTAAAGTTCGTCAAGAATTCGTACCGGCGCAGGATCAAAACTTCATCATCATTAATGGCCAGATGCCTCCGGGCACTTCTCTTGAAAAAACCAGCGCGGAAGCCGCAAAGGTCGAAGCCATCATTAAGGCTGATGCGAATGTCGAAGGCTTCGTTATCTCTGTCGGTGGAGGTGGCGGTTCCGCAAACGTGAATCAATTCTTCCTTCCAGTGGCATTAAAGCCGCGCGCGGATCGCCAGTTGGGTCACACGCAGATCATGAATATTTGGCGTCAAAAATTCAAAGAGCTTAAAGGCATGCGTATTTCCATGCGTGATATCTCGGCACGAAATCTATCGACAGGGCGTCAAAACCCTTTGGCGATCAACTTGCGTGGACCGGATTTGAAAGTCCTTTTTGATAAATCCAACGAACTGATGGAGCGTCTAGAAAAAGAGAAACTGGCCGTGGATCTTGATACGGATTTCCGTATGGGGATTCCGGAATTGGTTTTATTCCCGAAACGCGGGGCCATGGCCGCGCGAGGAGTTTCAGTTGAAGACGTTGGACAAATTCTTTCTGCCGGTGTTGGCGGTCTTCGTGAGGGGCGTTACACGGCCGATGGCCGTCGCTACGACATCCGCTTTAAATTTTTAGAAGACCAGATTCAAAAGCCCGAAGATTTTAAACGTCTTTATGTGCGTAATAACTTCGGAAATCTTATTCCTCTATCTCAGTTGGTCGATATTAAGGAAGAAAAAGCCATCCAAGGGATTTCGCGCGTGAATCGTCAAAGAGCGATCTCCGTGTTTGGCAACTTAGCTCCGGGTGAGTCTCAAGCTAAAGTCTTAGAACGTGCCAGCTCTATCGCCAAAGAAATTCTTCCTGCAGGTTATTCATTCGCGCTGGAAGGTGCCTCTGCCGGTTTTGCGGACTCGTTTAAGAGTCTCTATTCAGCGATGATGGTTGGTATTTTAGTCGCTTACTTGATCTTAGCGGTGCAGTTTAACTCTTTCATTCATCCGATTTCGGTTCTCGTGGCCCTGCCGTTCAGTGTGACCGGAGCCTTGATTGCTTTATGGATGTTTGACGTTTCTTTGAATCTATTTAGCTTTATCGGTTTGATCGTTTTGATGGGTATCGCGAAGAAGAACTCGATTCTTCTGGTGGAATTCACAAACCAAGTGCGACATCACGGGGAAAAAGATATCTCCAAGGCGCTTTTGGAAGCTTGTCCCGTGCGCCTTCGTCCTATCTTGATGACGTCTGTTGCCACCGTAGCTGCCGCGACGCCTTTGGTAATTGGATCCGGCATTGGAGCAGAAACGCGTATACCGATGGGTTTATCTATCATCGGGGGAACGATTGTTTCTACGCTTTTAACATTGTTCGTTGTACCCGCTTTGTACTTGATGCTTTCTCCGCTTGAAAGTAAGAAGACTCATAAACTTGATGATGAACTTCCGACTTCGGTGGCCTAG
- a CDS encoding photosynthetic reaction center cytochrome c subunit yields MLLLPKAHSESVTKFVTKEEKIREQMIVISRELGVTCAECHNVQNFRDDSKKSFKVGKEHMKLTQMLKENGFDGKKGPMATCYMCHRGKLMPDYKEPLSAKAQ; encoded by the coding sequence GTGCTCCTTTTACCAAAGGCGCACTCAGAATCCGTCACTAAGTTTGTCACCAAAGAAGAAAAAATTCGCGAACAGATGATCGTTATTTCCCGCGAGTTGGGCGTCACCTGCGCCGAGTGCCACAATGTTCAAAATTTCCGCGATGATTCGAAGAAATCTTTCAAGGTCGGAAAAGAGCATATGAAGCTGACTCAAATGTTGAAGGAAAATGGCTTCGATGGGAAAAAAGGCCCCATGGCCACGTGCTACATGTGTCATCGTGGGAAATTGATGCCCGATTATAAAGAGCCGCTTTCTGCCAAAGCTCAGTAA